The sequence ACCTGGCCGTTTTCCTGGCTGCTCATGCCTGCCCCTCTTTGAATGCTTTGACGCCTTGCGCGATGCGGCGGCAGGAGTCTTCGTCGCCGATGGTGATGCGCAGTGCTGTGGGCAGGTTGTAGCCCGCCACCCGGCGCACGATCAGCCCCTGTGCTTGCAGGTACAGGTCGCAGGCCTCGGCCTCGGCCTGGCTGCTGAAACGCGCCAGAATGAAATTGGTGCTGGAGACGTCCGACGGCACGCCGATTTCGGCCAGCGCATTGGCCAGCCAGGCGCGCCACTTGGCGTTTTCGGACCGGCAGTGATCGACATAATCCGTATCGCGCACGGATGCCTCAGCGCCCGCCAGCGCGGTGCTGGAGACGTTGAACGGCCCGCGCACACGGTTCAGGACGTTGATGATCTCCTTGGGGCCGTAGCCCCAGCCGATCCGGGCGCCGCCCAGGCCGTATATCTTGGAGAAGGTGCGGGTCATGAAAACGTTGCTGCGGGATGCGATCAGCGCGGCGCCGGCATCAAAGCCCTCGACATATTCGGCGTAGGCGCCGTCCAGCACCAGAAGCGCGCCATCGGGCAGGCCATCGGCCAGCCGCGCGACCTCGGCCTCGCTGATCATGGTGCCGGTGGGGTTGTTGGGGTTGGCGATGAAGACCAGCTTGGTGCGGTTGGTGCAGCCTTCCAGCAGCGCGTCCACATCAGTGACGCGCTCGCGCTCCTTCACCTCCACCGGGGTGGCGCCGGCCGCCAGTGCGCTGATGCGGTACATGGCAAAGCCGTGTTCCGTATAGAGAACTTCATCCCCCGGACCGGCATAGGCCTGGCACAGGAAGGCGATGATCTCGTCGCTGCCGGCGCCGCAGATGATCTGCTCC is a genomic window of Leisingera caerulea DSM 24564 containing:
- the hisC gene encoding histidinol-phosphate transaminase; amino-acid sequence: MTQLTPQPGIMDIALYQGGAAHVKGVSNVVKLSSNENPLGPSPRAIEAMQAAAASMHRYPSSDHAALRQAIGEVHGLEPEQIICGAGSDEIIAFLCQAYAGPGDEVLYTEHGFAMYRISALAAGATPVEVKERERVTDVDALLEGCTNRTKLVFIANPNNPTGTMISEAEVARLADGLPDGALLVLDGAYAEYVEGFDAGAALIASRSNVFMTRTFSKIYGLGGARIGWGYGPKEIINVLNRVRGPFNVSSTALAGAEASVRDTDYVDHCRSENAKWRAWLANALAEIGVPSDVSSTNFILARFSSQAEAEACDLYLQAQGLIVRRVAGYNLPTALRITIGDEDSCRRIAQGVKAFKEGQA